One genomic segment of Natrononativus amylolyticus includes these proteins:
- a CDS encoding homing endonuclease associated repeat-containing protein yields MATVYTEADCIASLREATREVGKSPTQAEYRGLDFSPCVTHICDIAGGWNDAKKAADIETYDQVGEAYDHVPLYPDSSGYERWYIRTKGNNTKLASIGSLRSLSSVWTQ; encoded by the coding sequence ATGGCAACGGTCTACACGGAAGCGGATTGTATAGCTTCTCTTCGAGAGGCGACTCGAGAGGTAGGCAAATCTCCTACTCAGGCAGAATATAGAGGGCTTGATTTTTCGCCGTGCGTGACCCATATTTGCGACATTGCAGGTGGATGGAATGATGCGAAGAAGGCCGCAGACATTGAGACGTACGATCAAGTGGGAGAAGCGTACGACCACGTACCGCTCTATCCGGACTCAAGCGGCTATGAGCGGTGGTACATACGTACGAAGGGGAACAACACGAAGTTAGCGTCCATCGGCTCCTTGCGGTCGTTGAGTTCGGTATGGACGCAGTGA
- a CDS encoding DUF2797 domain-containing protein, whose protein sequence is MELWGWLIGYVALFALLHLVLYYVYVRRENSDGAPAPSFADGNHFSSHPSSGADGYSGPRDGPEEDDPSTLERTLEFDGETIRCVHCGARNEADQTFTYCWNCISSLRQ, encoded by the coding sequence ATGGAGCTCTGGGGCTGGCTCATCGGCTACGTGGCGCTGTTCGCCCTCCTCCACCTGGTGCTGTACTACGTCTACGTCCGCCGCGAGAACAGCGACGGCGCGCCGGCCCCGTCGTTCGCCGACGGAAACCACTTCAGCTCCCACCCCTCCTCGGGCGCCGACGGCTACTCCGGCCCGCGAGACGGGCCCGAAGAGGACGACCCGTCGACGCTCGAGCGCACCCTCGAGTTCGACGGCGAGACGATCCGGTGTGTCCACTGCGGCGCGCGAAACGAGGCCGACCAGACGTTCACCTACTGCTGGAACTGTATCTCCTCGCTGCGCCAGTGA
- a CDS encoding aldo/keto reductase produces the protein MQYQQLGDSEVEVSEVGFGAWVVGTDWWGDRSEEDALEMIQYAVDQGITYFDTGDVYGHGRSEKLIGQALAEVREEVTIATKVGYDFYNNPQAGHGELPKEMDPDYLREAVEKSTERLDVETIDVLQLHNANVEEITPEVLELLDELEEEGLIRARGLALGPSIGWLAEGDLAIEEEFDSLQLVWNVLEQEVGNHFLETIGRTDSSTSLIPRVPHSSGILNEQVTPETELEAGDHRGFRPDEWYETGWEKLEALRFLERDGERTMGQASIAWLLSHEPVASVTPTFRTRADIDEWAAASDVPKLTDEELTRVAELYASGFDIDRDDGMDSLRSSVDGEDIRSAGLDKLAAD, from the coding sequence ATGCAGTACCAGCAACTCGGTGACTCCGAGGTCGAGGTCAGCGAGGTCGGCTTCGGCGCGTGGGTCGTCGGCACCGACTGGTGGGGCGACCGCTCGGAAGAGGACGCCCTCGAGATGATCCAGTACGCCGTCGACCAGGGGATCACCTACTTCGACACCGGCGACGTCTACGGCCACGGCCGCAGCGAGAAACTCATCGGCCAGGCCCTCGCCGAGGTCCGCGAGGAGGTGACGATCGCCACCAAGGTCGGCTACGACTTCTACAACAACCCGCAGGCGGGCCACGGCGAGCTCCCGAAGGAGATGGACCCCGATTACCTGCGCGAGGCCGTCGAGAAGAGCACAGAGCGCCTCGACGTCGAGACGATCGACGTCCTCCAACTCCACAACGCGAACGTCGAGGAGATCACCCCGGAGGTGCTCGAACTCCTCGACGAACTCGAGGAGGAGGGGCTGATCCGCGCTCGCGGACTCGCGCTCGGCCCCTCGATCGGCTGGCTCGCGGAGGGCGACCTCGCCATCGAGGAAGAGTTCGACTCCCTCCAGCTGGTCTGGAACGTCTTAGAGCAGGAGGTCGGCAACCACTTCCTCGAGACGATCGGCCGGACGGATTCGAGCACGAGCCTCATCCCTCGCGTCCCTCACTCCTCGGGCATTCTCAACGAGCAGGTCACCCCCGAGACCGAACTCGAGGCGGGCGACCACCGCGGCTTCCGCCCCGACGAGTGGTACGAGACGGGCTGGGAGAAGCTCGAGGCGTTGCGTTTCCTCGAACGCGATGGTGAAAGAACGATGGGACAGGCTTCCATCGCCTGGCTCCTGAGTCACGAGCCCGTCGCGAGCGTGACGCCGACGTTCCGGACGAGAGCCGACATCGACGAGTGGGCGGCCGCGAGCGACGTTCCGAAGCTCACGGACGAAGAGCTGACTCGCGTGGCCGAACTGTACGCCAGCGGCTTCGACATCGACCGCGACGACGGCATGGACAGTCTGCGCTCGTCGGTCGACGGCGAGGACATCCGCTCGGCCGGCCTGGATAAGCTGGCGGCCGACTGA
- a CDS encoding PrsW family intramembrane metalloprotease — translation MSRRRDPIERSAEETDDLYDVSTWEPRSVVDRFSYGLYWGINAGLHVIVLLVALVITVYLFFSPALVVAQDPIVSAFFALSIVPALLLAGYIWYADITTNEPLGLLVATFVLAMLFATFAAVLNTIGGLAFDTATIVGAALFFYLIVGPVEETVKLLAVRVLAYRSKTFDAVIDGAVYGAVAGLGFAAIENAMYIASHVAEVDSGASLLSAATGIATVRALAGPGHVIYSAIAGYYLGLAKFNPQYAGPLIVKGLLIASVVHGTYNVTVQIVPGYLAATYPISGDVAFVGYVIAFDLAIGYYLYRKITRYRRTYRRIRADADGADHAPELTEFEPSQR, via the coding sequence ATGTCGCGCCGGCGCGATCCCATCGAACGATCGGCCGAAGAGACGGACGACCTCTACGACGTCTCGACGTGGGAGCCGCGGTCGGTAGTGGACCGGTTCTCCTACGGGCTGTACTGGGGGATCAACGCCGGTTTGCACGTCATCGTATTGCTCGTCGCGCTCGTGATCACGGTGTACCTGTTCTTCTCGCCGGCGCTCGTCGTCGCCCAGGATCCGATCGTCAGCGCCTTCTTCGCGCTCTCGATCGTCCCCGCGCTGTTGCTCGCGGGCTACATCTGGTACGCCGACATCACGACGAACGAGCCGCTGGGGCTGCTCGTGGCGACGTTCGTGCTCGCGATGCTGTTCGCGACGTTCGCGGCGGTGCTCAACACGATCGGCGGGCTGGCGTTCGACACGGCCACGATCGTCGGGGCCGCGCTGTTCTTCTACCTCATCGTCGGCCCCGTCGAGGAGACGGTGAAGCTCCTCGCGGTCCGGGTGCTCGCCTACCGGAGCAAGACGTTCGACGCCGTCATCGACGGCGCCGTCTACGGCGCCGTCGCGGGGCTCGGCTTCGCGGCGATCGAGAACGCGATGTACATCGCCAGCCACGTTGCGGAGGTCGACTCCGGTGCGAGCCTGCTGAGCGCCGCGACGGGCATCGCCACGGTGCGCGCGCTCGCCGGTCCCGGCCACGTCATCTACTCGGCGATCGCCGGCTACTACCTCGGGCTGGCGAAGTTCAACCCGCAGTACGCCGGCCCGCTGATCGTCAAGGGGTTGCTCATCGCCTCCGTGGTCCACGGCACCTACAACGTCACCGTCCAGATCGTCCCCGGCTACCTCGCGGCGACCTACCCCATCAGCGGCGACGTCGCGTTCGTCGGCTACGTCATCGCGTTCGACCTCGCGATCGGCTACTACCTCTACCGGAAGATCACCCGGTACCGCCGGACCTACCGCCGGATCAGAGCCGACGCCGACGGGGCGGACCACGCGCCCGAACTCACGGAGTTCGAGCCGTCACAGCGATAG
- a CDS encoding NAD+ synthase: MLDLRFSDAELDLHREHITDFIRERTDAAGADGAVLGLSGGIDSTLVAHLAVEALGAENVRGLVLPARVSAAANMSDAERVARRLEMPFDVIEVEPMVDALLEAYPEAEGDHLAVGNARARVRGVLNYLVANHESRLVLGTGNRSEAAVGYFTKYGDGAVDCHPIGNLYKQQVRQLARHVGVPDDLVEKTPTAELWDDQTDETEMGMDYDTLDSVLATHIDGPLSVAATCRLLEVDEETVAAVRGMYESSAHKRDAPPEPEPLS; encoded by the coding sequence ATGCTCGATCTTCGCTTTTCGGACGCGGAACTCGACTTGCACCGCGAGCACATCACGGACTTCATCCGCGAGCGGACCGACGCCGCGGGCGCCGACGGCGCCGTTCTCGGCCTCTCCGGGGGGATCGACAGCACTCTCGTCGCTCATTTGGCCGTCGAAGCCCTCGGCGCCGAGAACGTCCGCGGCCTCGTCCTCCCGGCTCGAGTCAGCGCTGCGGCCAACATGAGCGACGCAGAACGCGTCGCCCGCCGCCTCGAGATGCCGTTCGACGTCATCGAGGTCGAACCGATGGTCGACGCGCTGCTCGAGGCCTACCCCGAAGCCGAAGGGGATCACCTCGCGGTCGGCAACGCCCGGGCGCGGGTTCGCGGCGTGCTCAACTACCTCGTCGCAAACCACGAGAGCCGCCTCGTGCTGGGAACTGGCAACCGCAGCGAGGCCGCCGTCGGCTACTTCACGAAGTACGGCGACGGCGCCGTCGACTGCCACCCGATCGGAAACCTCTACAAGCAGCAGGTCCGTCAGCTCGCCCGTCACGTGGGCGTTCCCGACGACCTCGTGGAGAAGACGCCGACGGCGGAACTCTGGGACGACCAGACCGACGAGACGGAGATGGGAATGGACTACGACACCCTCGATTCGGTCCTCGCGACCCACATCGACGGCCCGCTCTCGGTCGCCGCGACGTGCCGGTTGCTCGAGGTCGACGAGGAAACCGTAGCGGCCGTCCGCGGCATGTACGAGTCGAGCGCCCACAAGCGCGACGCTCCGCCGGAACCGGAGCCACTCTCCTGA
- a CDS encoding DUF402 domain-containing protein: MTADDASTAPPDGSTPPVRVRGIYTTAITRLLREREFEVVQASEPIRDRFDAAFPSEPAAVAVETTRDRQGVAVSGEPDAVDAVASELEDLAIDTFRWEAVVPKGAVFDGEVIEVDGGSGAVVNLGDDRRGYLRYEDVDGYVDSGNRYRVQVREPAPPWDDDRPLVAPNLEVGGGLVTLSRARSGVSAAVSGERGTELVGMTDLLSVDVPDGWGVRWQRAARDADLEAMGTALERASERARAIEDDLDGVDESEDPRRLAAPEATAWLWFGRESRFALDDLRRAVETTIPGHHRTKAADRAASAAVDFAEAVVDPADDGDDREFPFAAVSRQFGPQRGDRIALGHGKPDGRLITLGRGEVTDWDSAGNVTLERSMRGGGTYDALEVPKEDGDVAVTKLREGRWWYPTTYRDSSGETKGTYVNVCTPVELFPDCARYVDLYVDVIRRPDGSVEIVDRDELEEAVADGLVSEPLAEKARGVANAVERALSK; encoded by the coding sequence ATGACGGCTGACGACGCCTCGACGGCTCCACCGGACGGGTCGACGCCCCCGGTTCGCGTTCGGGGAATCTACACGACGGCGATCACTCGGCTCCTGCGGGAGCGCGAGTTCGAGGTCGTTCAGGCGTCCGAGCCGATCCGGGACCGCTTCGACGCCGCGTTTCCATCCGAGCCGGCCGCCGTCGCCGTCGAGACCACCCGCGACCGTCAGGGCGTCGCCGTCTCGGGCGAGCCCGATGCAGTCGACGCGGTCGCAAGCGAACTCGAGGACCTCGCCATCGACACCTTCCGCTGGGAGGCCGTGGTTCCGAAGGGGGCCGTCTTCGACGGCGAAGTGATCGAGGTCGACGGCGGGAGCGGTGCGGTCGTCAACCTCGGCGACGACCGACGCGGCTATCTCAGGTACGAGGACGTCGACGGCTACGTCGACAGCGGCAACCGCTACCGGGTGCAGGTCCGCGAGCCAGCGCCGCCGTGGGACGACGACCGCCCGCTCGTCGCGCCGAACCTCGAGGTCGGCGGCGGACTCGTGACCCTCTCTCGAGCCCGCAGCGGCGTCTCCGCCGCCGTGTCGGGGGAACGGGGAACGGAACTCGTCGGCATGACCGACCTGCTCTCGGTCGACGTCCCCGACGGCTGGGGCGTTCGCTGGCAGCGCGCCGCCCGCGACGCGGATCTCGAGGCGATGGGCACGGCGCTCGAGCGGGCGAGCGAGCGCGCGCGGGCGATCGAGGACGACCTCGACGGCGTCGACGAATCCGAAGACCCCCGCCGACTCGCAGCGCCGGAGGCGACGGCGTGGCTCTGGTTCGGCCGCGAGTCCCGGTTCGCCCTCGACGACCTGCGGCGGGCGGTCGAGACGACCATCCCCGGCCACCACCGCACCAAGGCCGCCGACCGGGCCGCGAGCGCGGCGGTCGACTTCGCGGAGGCCGTCGTCGACCCGGCCGACGACGGGGACGATCGCGAGTTCCCGTTCGCCGCCGTCTCCCGCCAGTTCGGCCCCCAGCGCGGCGATCGGATCGCGCTCGGCCACGGGAAACCCGACGGCCGACTCATCACGCTGGGTCGCGGCGAGGTCACCGACTGGGATTCGGCGGGGAACGTCACCCTCGAGCGGTCGATGCGCGGCGGCGGGACGTACGACGCCCTCGAGGTCCCCAAAGAAGACGGCGACGTCGCGGTGACGAAGCTCCGCGAGGGCCGGTGGTGGTACCCCACCACGTACCGCGATTCCTCGGGTGAGACGAAGGGAACCTACGTCAACGTCTGTACGCCCGTCGAGCTGTTTCCCGACTGCGCCCGCTACGTCGATCTCTACGTCGACGTGATCCGGCGGCCCGACGGCTCGGTCGAAATCGTCGACCGGGACGAACTCGAGGAGGCCGTCGCCGACGGGTTGGTTTCGGAACCGCTCGCGGAGAAGGCTCGAGGGGTGGCGAACGCGGTCGAGCGGGCGCTCTCGAAGTAG
- a CDS encoding HalOD1 output domain-containing protein, whose translation MDDDTAGDPPGSDGPDDLRGTRGWYDPAGTPSPSATIVALLAGRPDVDADSCWHSLYDSIDPEALDALFRPRYDGTPRRGGTVSFVAVGYRVTVSADGGVRIDPAAID comes from the coding sequence ATGGACGACGACACCGCCGGCGATCCGCCGGGATCCGACGGCCCCGACGACCTCCGCGGCACTCGAGGCTGGTACGATCCGGCCGGAACGCCGTCGCCAAGCGCGACGATCGTCGCCCTGCTGGCCGGTCGGCCGGACGTCGACGCCGACTCCTGTTGGCACTCGCTGTACGACAGCATCGACCCCGAGGCGCTCGACGCGCTGTTCCGGCCGCGCTACGACGGAACCCCGCGCCGCGGCGGGACGGTCTCGTTCGTCGCCGTCGGGTACCGGGTCACCGTCTCCGCCGACGGGGGCGTTCGGATCGATCCCGCGGCCATCGACTGA
- a CDS encoding polysaccharide deacetylase family protein, which yields MGTSLSRRHVLAAIGAGGIALTTPAQGRADSSAGAVVFVYDDGPIEDYTQAFPAHQAFDAPASTGIVTEWIGRENFMGTDWMDLEHLRELEDAGWEILSHTTEHTALGTFALTADVEPSDRRIHVERNRHGYYRGKDLEITDGDHTVRRTVVDYGTDDVGQYIDLDEPLERAFAAEETVERYPADHMEEFLLESRRELESYGFDVDGILCPYDSCDDWTVEFVRQYYETNANANHGSPINDPGDYDPHETNRDYFIEFTTREAVKADLDEIAARDALGVIGAHTFKEEVTEDRIYETLQWVDDRGLEVLTLREAAERFGGTAASARSQPTGRLTGPVRGMPHRDRFPGPGRVWYRP from the coding sequence ATGGGAACGAGTCTATCTCGCCGACACGTACTCGCAGCGATCGGCGCAGGGGGGATCGCACTGACGACGCCGGCGCAGGGACGCGCCGACTCGTCGGCCGGTGCCGTGGTGTTCGTCTACGACGACGGCCCGATCGAAGACTACACTCAGGCGTTTCCCGCCCACCAGGCCTTCGACGCCCCCGCCAGCACCGGCATCGTCACCGAGTGGATCGGCCGCGAAAACTTCATGGGTACCGACTGGATGGACCTCGAGCACCTCCGCGAACTCGAGGACGCCGGCTGGGAGATCCTCTCACACACCACCGAACACACCGCCCTGGGAACTTTCGCGCTCACGGCCGACGTCGAGCCGTCCGACCGCCGCATCCACGTCGAGCGGAACCGCCACGGGTACTACCGCGGGAAGGACCTCGAGATCACCGACGGCGATCACACCGTCCGGCGCACCGTCGTCGATTACGGCACCGACGACGTCGGCCAGTACATCGACCTCGACGAGCCGCTCGAGCGGGCGTTCGCCGCCGAGGAGACCGTCGAGCGCTACCCCGCAGACCACATGGAGGAGTTCCTCCTCGAATCCAGACGCGAACTCGAGTCCTACGGCTTCGACGTCGACGGCATCCTCTGTCCGTACGACAGCTGCGACGACTGGACCGTCGAATTCGTCCGCCAGTACTACGAGACCAACGCCAACGCCAACCACGGCTCGCCCATTAACGATCCCGGCGACTACGACCCTCACGAGACGAACCGCGACTACTTCATCGAGTTCACCACCCGCGAGGCCGTCAAAGCTGACCTCGACGAGATCGCCGCACGGGACGCCCTCGGCGTCATCGGCGCCCACACCTTCAAAGAGGAGGTGACTGAAGACCGCATCTACGAGACCCTCCAGTGGGTCGACGACCGCGGCCTCGAGGTCCTCACCCTCCGGGAGGCCGCCGAACGCTTCGGCGGGACGGCGGCCTCGGCTCGCTCGCAGCCGACCGGCAGGCTCACAGGTCCCGTCCGCGGGATGCCCCATCGGGATCGGTTCCCCGGCCCGGGTCGCGTCTGGTACCGTCCCTGA
- a CDS encoding polysaccharide deacetylase family protein — MTRCSTRRRFLATVGAATAAASFPAVGTATARSRQSDGAVVFVYDDGPIEDYTQAFPAHQAFDAPASTGIVTEWIGREDFMGTDWMDLEHLRELEDAGWEILSHTTEHTALGTFALTADVEPSDRRIHVERNRHGYYRGKDLEITDGDHTVRRTVVDYGTDDVGQYIDLDEPLERAFAAEETVERYPADHMEEFLLESRRELESYGFDVDGILCPYDSCDDWTRKFVRQYYETNANANHGSPVNDPGDYDPHETNRDYFIEFTTREAVKADLDEIAARDALGVIGAHTFKEEVTEDRIYETLQWVDDRGLEVLTLREAAERFGGQSEADESRERRSIGSSRPGAVPSPRSESALPSARSSSPRWRWFTGTADVATWPMRFYSGLFRRW; from the coding sequence ATGACACGCTGTTCGACACGCCGTCGGTTCCTCGCGACCGTCGGAGCCGCGACGGCTGCAGCATCGTTCCCCGCGGTCGGCACTGCAACCGCTCGTTCGCGACAGAGCGACGGTGCCGTGGTGTTCGTCTACGACGACGGCCCGATCGAAGACTACACCCAGGCGTTTCCCGCCCACCAGGCCTTCGACGCCCCCGCCAGCACCGGCATCGTCACCGAGTGGATCGGCCGCGAGGACTTCATGGGCACCGACTGGATGGACCTCGAGCACCTCCGAGAACTCGAGGACGCCGGCTGGGAGATCCTCTCACACACCACCGAACACACCGCCCTGGGAACTTTCGCGCTCACGGCCGACGTCGAGCCATCCGACCGCCGCATCCACGTCGAGCGGAACCGCCACGGGTACTACCGCGGGAAGGACCTCGAGATCACCGACGGCGATCATACCGTCCGGCGCACGGTCGTCGACTACGGCACCGACGACGTCGGCCAGTACATCGACCTCGACGAGCCGCTCGAGCGGGCGTTCGCCGCCGAGGAGACCGTCGAGCGCTACCCCGCAGACCACATGGAGGAGTTCCTCCTCGAATCCAGACGCGAACTCGAGTCCTACGGCTTCGACGTCGACGGCATCCTCTGTCCGTACGACAGCTGCGACGACTGGACGCGGAAGTTCGTCCGCCAGTACTACGAGACCAACGCCAACGCCAACCACGGCTCGCCCGTCAACGATCCCGGCGACTACGACCCTCACGAGACGAACCGCGACTACTTCATCGAGTTCACCACCCGCGAGGCCGTCAAAGCCGACCTCGACGAGATCGCCGCACGGGACGCCCTCGGCGTCATCGGCGCCCACACCTTCAAAGAGGAGGTGACTGAAGACCGCATCTACGAGACCCTCCAGTGGGTCGACGACCGCGGCCTCGAGGTCCTCACCCTCCGGGAGGCCGCCGAACGCTTCGGCGGGCAGAGCGAGGCCGACGAGAGCCGAGAGCGACGGTCCATCGGCTCCTCGCGACCCGGAGCCGTCCCCAGCCCGCGATCGGAGTCGGCGCTGCCGTCGGCCCGGAGCTCTTCACCCCGCTGGCGATGGTTCACCGGTACGGCCGACGTCGCGACCTGGCCGATGCGATTCTACTCGGGACTGTTCCGGCGCTGGTAG
- a CDS encoding DUF7532 family protein, whose translation MHFDQRTQQALREQGLTLESLTAASAAVVEAVSEDAAALEAFFDDHDTVYSDMAMAHSSAEFPEHAVEYADITTHGGEMRGWLRFDTWGVYVEDGRILGEEYVELTLGPTIHDRVRFAADRETLR comes from the coding sequence ATGCACTTCGACCAGCGAACCCAGCAGGCACTCCGCGAGCAGGGACTCACGCTCGAGTCCCTGACGGCCGCCTCGGCGGCCGTCGTCGAGGCCGTCTCCGAGGACGCCGCGGCCCTCGAGGCCTTCTTCGACGACCACGACACCGTCTACTCCGACATGGCGATGGCCCACTCGAGCGCCGAGTTTCCGGAACACGCCGTCGAGTACGCCGACATCACGACCCACGGCGGCGAGATGCGCGGCTGGCTCCGCTTCGACACCTGGGGCGTGTACGTCGAGGACGGCCGGATCCTGGGCGAGGAGTACGTCGAACTGACGCTGGGGCCGACGATCCACGACCGGGTCCGCTTTGCGGCCGACCGGGAGACGCTTCGATGA
- a CDS encoding acyltransferase, translating into MTKRYVSLPEDAEAGMREFVEEVDRRLESDEDTCSVVEDVLIDLSGDREAYEQWRSGADVSPAERVRLQSYDPCNTTLESEYYAEKDEEAFRRSKHLQWLWRQFDSLPIADNVEFALRFRAMLADHLFEDCGENCRFFKGVTFTYGHNITVGDNTVVHDDVHLDDRGKLTIGDRVSISDGVHVYSHDHDVVDQTEVRNYHTIVEDDVRLTYDSMIRAGNRIGENAIVGARAIVQNDVPAHHIAVGMPAKSVKIKPGWEDVATPLEEAGENRQEERHLAYELGDGLEVFDEFGRELSPPR; encoded by the coding sequence ATGACCAAGCGGTACGTCTCGCTGCCCGAGGACGCCGAGGCGGGAATGCGCGAGTTCGTCGAGGAGGTCGACCGGCGACTCGAGAGCGACGAGGACACGTGTTCGGTCGTCGAGGACGTCCTGATCGACCTCTCGGGCGACCGGGAGGCGTACGAGCAGTGGCGGTCGGGGGCGGACGTCTCGCCGGCGGAGCGGGTGCGACTGCAGAGCTACGATCCGTGTAACACCACCCTCGAGAGCGAGTACTACGCCGAGAAGGACGAGGAGGCGTTCCGGCGCTCGAAACACCTCCAGTGGCTCTGGCGGCAGTTCGACAGCCTGCCGATCGCCGACAACGTCGAGTTCGCGCTGCGGTTCCGGGCGATGCTCGCGGACCACCTCTTCGAAGACTGCGGGGAGAACTGCCGCTTTTTCAAGGGCGTGACGTTCACCTACGGACACAACATCACCGTCGGTGACAACACCGTGGTCCACGACGATGTCCACCTGGACGACCGGGGGAAGCTCACGATCGGCGATCGGGTGTCGATCTCGGACGGCGTCCACGTCTACAGCCACGACCACGACGTCGTCGACCAGACCGAGGTCAGAAACTACCACACGATCGTCGAGGACGACGTCCGCCTCACCTACGACTCGATGATCCGGGCGGGGAACCGGATCGGCGAGAACGCGATCGTCGGCGCCCGCGCGATCGTTCAGAACGACGTCCCCGCCCACCACATCGCCGTCGGCATGCCCGCAAAGAGCGTCAAGATCAAACCCGGCTGGGAGGACGTCGCGACCCCGCTCGAGGAGGCCGGCGAGAACCGCCAGGAGGAGCGCCACCTCGCCTACGAACTCGGCGACGGTCTCGAGGTCTTCGACGAGTTCGGACGGGAGCTGTCGCCGCCCCGGTGA
- a CDS encoding LapA family protein, whose amino-acid sequence MPLPGFPGGMEALLVLLITVPVGLGAIGGLLYLVTERLQDSREDIDALESRIDTLERRLEES is encoded by the coding sequence ATGCCTCTCCCAGGGTTCCCCGGTGGAATGGAAGCGTTACTCGTACTCCTGATTACCGTCCCGGTCGGTCTCGGCGCGATCGGCGGGCTGCTGTACCTCGTCACCGAGCGGCTGCAAGACAGTCGCGAGGATATCGACGCGCTCGAGTCCCGCATCGACACCCTGGAGCGGCGACTCGAGGAAAGCTAA
- a CDS encoding PRC-barrel domain containing protein, translating to MTDRILTEADEGKRVLNVDGTAVGRIVEVTDGRGYVVADPTVLETIKARLGWGDVTAEAHPLDEGSIEEITDDAVRLRGTL from the coding sequence ATGACCGACAGAATCCTCACCGAGGCTGACGAGGGAAAACGCGTGCTGAACGTCGACGGAACGGCCGTCGGCCGCATCGTGGAGGTGACGGATGGCCGCGGCTACGTCGTCGCGGATCCGACCGTCCTCGAGACGATCAAGGCGAGACTCGGCTGGGGTGACGTCACCGCCGAGGCGCATCCGCTCGACGAGGGGAGTATCGAGGAGATCACCGACGACGCGGTCAGACTCCGCGGAACGCTGTGA
- a CDS encoding enoyl-CoA hydratase/isomerase family protein, with protein MIEQEASADLRTLRIDRPAARNALTTDGLRALEAAVEKATEPVLLLEGTGPAFCAGADLDEVAGLDADGAAAFAKRGQRVARALERYPGVVVAGIDGAARGGGLELALACDVRVATPRSTFGEPGVTFGLFGAWGGTVRLPRVLGEGDALEFALSGRVVDAAEARRMGLVSRIVDEPRRVAEEIAGNATDALEVLKRRLRDDRDRESQERLEAEAFAELVVAHADDVAARRE; from the coding sequence ATGATCGAACAGGAGGCGAGCGCGGACCTCCGGACGCTGAGGATCGACCGGCCGGCGGCCAGAAACGCGCTGACGACGGACGGACTGCGCGCGCTCGAGGCCGCCGTCGAAAAGGCGACCGAGCCGGTTCTCCTGCTGGAGGGGACCGGACCCGCCTTCTGTGCCGGCGCGGACCTCGACGAGGTCGCCGGATTGGACGCCGACGGCGCGGCGGCGTTCGCGAAGCGAGGACAGCGGGTCGCGCGGGCGCTCGAGCGCTATCCGGGCGTCGTCGTCGCCGGGATCGACGGGGCGGCACGGGGCGGCGGCCTCGAGCTCGCGCTGGCCTGTGACGTCCGCGTCGCGACGCCGCGTTCGACGTTCGGCGAACCCGGCGTCACGTTCGGACTGTTCGGCGCCTGGGGTGGGACCGTGCGGCTGCCGCGAGTGCTCGGCGAGGGTGACGCCCTCGAGTTCGCCCTCTCCGGGCGGGTCGTCGACGCCGCAGAAGCGCGTCGGATGGGGCTCGTTTCGCGGATCGTCGACGAACCACGGCGCGTCGCCGAGGAAATCGCCGGGAACGCGACGGACGCGCTCGAGGTACTGAAACGGCGGCTGCGCGACGATCGCGACCGGGAGAGCCAGGAGCGCCTCGAGGCCGAGGCGTTCGCCGAGTTGGTCGTGGCCCACGCCGACGACGTCGCTGCACGGCGCGAGTAG